GCCCGTCCACGTGGATGCCCGACTCGTGGCGGAACGCGTCACGGCCGACCACGGGTTTGCCCGGGGGAATGGGCCGCGACGCCCGCCGAGCCACGCCATGGGCAAGCCCGGAGAGGCGGGAGAGCCGCACGCCCGTAGGCACCCCGAGACAACGCCACAGGGCCACAGCCACCTCCTCCAGGGCTGCGTTGCCCGCCCTCTCGCCGAGTCCGAGCACCGTGACGCTCAGCCAACCGGCGCCGGCCCGCGCCGCCGCCACCGCGTTGGCCGTGGCCATGCCGAGGTCGTTGTGGCCGTGGAACTCCAGGGGCACGGAAACCGAGGTGGAGAGCCCCTTCACCAGCACCTGCGCCTCAGCCGGGTCGAGCACCCCGACCGTGTCGGCCACCCGGACCCGAAGCGCCCCCGCGCGCTCGGCGGCCCGGGCGGCCTCGGCAAGGAACCCCCGATCGGCCCGGGAGGCATCTTCGAGGCCGAGCACGATCTCCATCCCTAGACGACGTGCGTGGCGCCCCAGCTCCCCGATCCGGCGCAGCGCGGTGGTCCGGCTCCAGCCGAGCTTGGTACCGATCATGAGATCGGACGCCGGCACGCACACCCCGGCCCGCCGCGCCCCCAAGGCGCGGGCAGCCTCGAGGTCACGCTTCCGGGCGCGGCACCACACAGAGACCGGAACCGGGAGGCCGAGCCGGAGCACCCGACGGATCCCTTCGGCCTCGTCCCCCCCCATGGCCGCGGTGCCCGCCTCGATCTCGTCGACCCCTGCCTCGGCCAGGGCCTGTGCCAGTTCTTCCTTGACCTCCGGGCGGAACGCCACCCCCGGGGTCTGCTCCCCGTCCCGGAGCGTCGTGTCGCACAGCCGGATCACGGTGCCGCCTCCCGGCGCACGGCCGGGACCAGATGCTCGGCTGCGAAACGCGCGATCCGTCGTTTCCGGCAGATGCGCCGAAACGAGAGGACCTTCTCCACGGTCCCCTCCCGGAGCACCACCAGGTCGTCGGCCAGGGCCTCCACGTCGGCCGGGTCGTGGGTCACGAGGATCGTGGGCACCCGTTCGGGGGCGATAGCCCCGGCCAGGGACTCCCTGGCCCGGCGACGCAGGGGCGGATCGAGGGCGGAAAACGGCTCGTCTAGAAGGAGGATCCGGGGCCTGGGCGCCAGGGCGCGGGCGATGGCGACCCTCTGGGCCTGGCCGCCCGAAAGATTCTCGGGCCGCTCATGGGCGAGCGCCGAGAGTTCGAACGCGTCGAGAAGTTCCTCGACCCTACACCGCGCCTCGGCCGACCAGCGGGACCGGGGGCCCAGGGCGTAGCCCACGTTCTCGGCCACGCTCAGGTGAGGGAACAGAGCATAGCCCTGGAACACCATCCCCACCAGGGGCGGGGCCCTCCGGCTCCGGGGCGGGGCAAGGGGAGCTCCGTCGACGGCCACCCGACACCGTGCACCGGACTCCAGCCCGGCGATGCTACGCAGGAGCAGGGTCTTTCCGGAGCCCGAGGGGCCGAACACCGCTACGCGGGGCCCGTCGCACCGAAACGCGATGGCCGCCCGGAAAGTGCGCCGGCCGGACCGGCGTTCGTACCAAACCTCCACGTCGATCATGGCTCTTCCTCCTGGCAGGGGCCGAACCCCGCCTCGGCAAAGAGGGACCGGGCTACCGAGCCCCGGAGGAATGCGAGGAACCGGTATGCCTCCTCCTCATGGGGGCTTCCCGCCACCACGCCGACCACGTATCGGGCCCTGAGGGAGCTTGCGTCCACCACTCGGACCTCGGGGACGCCGGCACGGGCGTCGGTGCGAAACACGATCGCAGCGTCCACCTCGCCCCGGCGGGCGTAGGCCAGAGCCTGGCGCACGCTCGCCGCTAACACCGCCTTCGGGACCACCGCCTGCCACAATCTAAGCGCCTCCAGATGCTGGCGAGCGAGCCGGCCGGCCGGCACAAGGGACGGGTTCCCCAGGGCCACGCGTCGGACCGCGGCGGTTCCCAGGTCCGTCCATGAAGACACAAATCGGGCTCCCCTAGGCGCCACGAGGGAGATCTCGTTGGTTGCGACGCACGCGAGGGAGTCACGGATGAGAACCCCCTCCCGAGCAAGGCGAAGGGCCTGGTCGGCATCCGCGAGCACCACGGCGTCGAGGGGGGCGCCCGCAGCCACCTGCCGGCCGACCGTGCCGGAACCGGCGAAGCTCATGGCGGGCGGAGCATCATCGACGGCCGAGGCGAACTCTCGGCCCACCGTCGGGAGGACGTCGGTGAGGCTCGAGGCCGCCCCCACCGTCAGGGGAGTTGCCGCGGCCAAGCCCGGCGCGAGAAGGCACAGGAGTAGAAGCTCCGGCCTCATCGCCCCCCCCGCGAGAGGACAGCGTCCGCGACAACAAGTAAGACCCCTCCGGTCAGCGCGGCCACAGCCACGAGAAAGAGGGCCTCCTGGTCACGCCCGGCCTGCACGGCCTCGTACACGGCCATGGGGAACGTCCGGGTGCGGCCCGGGAGGCTCCCGGCCACCATGAGCGTGGCCCCGAACTCCCCCAGGGCCCGGGCGAGGCCGAGGGCCATGCCAGCCGCGATGGGTTTCCATGCCAGGGGCAGCAGCACCCGCACGAAGGCATGGGCCCGTGTGGGGCTGTAGAGCCGGGCCGCCTCCCGGAGTTCCACGGGAATCCCTTCCAGCCCGGCCCGGGCGGCACGGTACACCAGCGGGAAGGCCATGACCGCTCCGACCACCACGGCAGCGGTGGGGGTGAACACGAGGCGGGTCCCCAGGAACTCCCAGAGCCAGCCCAGCGGGCCGAACCGGCCGAGGAGCACGAGGAGCCCGAATCCAATCGCGGTGGGCGGGAGTGCCAGGGGGAGGGTGAACGCCACGTCCCACAGCCGGCGGCCGGCAGTGCGGCCGCCCACCCACGCGGCCGCCCCCACTGCCACTACGGCCGCCAGAGCCGTGGCCGCCGCCGCGATGCGCCACGATGTCCAGAGAAGTGCTCCAAGTTCCATGGGAACGCGCAACCTCCGAGGAGGCCGGGATGGCCCCGACGGACGAAACGGATAGCAAGAGGTGGGCCGGGCAGAAACAGCCCGGAATTCTTGGAGGTTACAGGCCGAGGGACGCAAAAAATGGCCCAAAATGTAATTTTTGGACTCAAGAGAGACAATAATGTCCTACCAGGCGAAGACCCCTTGCCTCGCCGTCCCTCGGAGTGGGCCGTGAATCGGGCGTAGGGCCGTCGGCGTGCGGCACCCCCCTCCGACAATTATCCACTCGCACCCCGCGCCGAGGAGGAGGGGCCTACGGCTCCCCTCCCGGAGTGACGGGAAGGTCAGATCCTCCTGAATCGGAGCGGCTGCGCATTTCTTACGCCGCCAGAGCCGAGGCGGTGCGCTCGGCAAGGGCCCGCCTTTTGCGGTACGCCTCGCGGCAGATCCGCATGTCCTCGAAAAACGCCTCCATCTCCTCCATGAGCATGGCCTGGGGGCCGTCGCACAGGGCCTTTTCCGGCCGGGGGTGGAAATCCACCAGCACCATGTTGGCCCCGGCGATCACCCCCTGGGCGGCGGCGTGCCAGATGTCGAGGATACGATCGGGAGCCGGCACCTTCTTGCCCACGGAATGGGAGGGGTCGATGCACACCGGAAGCCGGGTCTGGCGCTTCACCACCGGGACCTGGGCGAAGTCCACCAGGTTCCGGTGGGGGTCGCCCAGGTTCGTTTTGACCCCCCGCAGGCAGAACACGATCCGGTGGTTTCCGTTGGTGGCCACGTACTCGCAAGCGTTCAGGCTCTCCTCCAGCGTGATGCCCATGCCCCGCTTGAACAGCACCGGAAACTCGTGCTGGCGGCCCACGTGCTTCAGCAGCTCGAAGTTCTGGGCGTTGCGGGTGCCGATCTGCACCATCACGCCCGTGGGATGCCCCGCCTCGGCCAGTGCGTCGTGGATCTCCTCCAGATGGGCCTCGTGGGTCACCTCCATGGCGATGACCCGGATGCCGTACCTGCCGGCCAGCTCGAACACGTAGGGCAGGCACGCCCTGCCATGCCCCTGGAAGTCGTAGGGGGAGGTCCGGGGCTTATAGGCCCCCATCCGGGTGGTGGTGATCCCAAGGCGCGCCAGGGCCTGCATCATGACCTCCACGTGCTCCCGGGTGTCCACGGCGCAAAGACCGGCGAACACGTGAAAGCTGTCCTGGGAGAAGGTCAACCCCTGGTACTCGAACCCCACCTCGGGGGCCTGGCCGTCATGGCGGCCGATGATCCGGTACTTGGAGCTCACCCGGATCACCTTCTGCACGAACGGGAGCTCCTCGAACGCCTCGGTGGGCACCTGACGGGTGGGACCGAACACATAGACCTCGTGGAGGTCCTGGAGCGCGCCCCGCACCCGGTGGAACCGGAGCTCCAGGTCGGGGTACCGGGCCGCCACCGCCCGCAGGGCGGCTCGCTCCGAAGGGCCGGGCTGGGTGTCGGGTTTGAGCACGACGATCATCGAACCTCCTCCTGACGAAAGGGGCCGTGGGCGGCTCGCCAACCCACGGCCCCAAAAACGAAACGGCCACGGGCTGGCGGTTTGCCTGCCCGTGGCCGTTGGCTGTGCGGGATCTGAGTTCGTCGCGGACCGTCCCTACACATCCGCCGCGCGGGCAGGCTTCCGAAACCAGAAGCCCCCAAAATAAAAGCAATAGCCGGCGGTAAAGTAACGGACGGTCTGCACGGCGACCTCTCCAAACGAGTTATCTACCCTGATTCGTATACCCGAGACTCTCGCTCCTGTCCAGGAAAAAGTCCAGCGCTCAGGCCAGCCCATCCATGGCGGCGACCTTCTCGAGCAAGTCCACCACCCGGCAGGCGTACCCCCACTCGTTGTCGTACCACGCCACCACCTTGGCCATGTGGTCCTTGCGCACGTGGGTCAGCAGGCTGTCGAAGATGGCCGAGTGGGGGTTGTTGATGATGTCCACCGACACGATCGGGTCGGTGCAGTACTCCATCACCCCCTTGAGCTCGCCCTCGCAGGCCGCCTTCATGGCCTCGTTGATCTCCTCGGCCGTGGCCTTCTTCTCCAGCATCACCGTCAGATCGATGACCGACCCGGTGGGCACCGGCACGCGGAATGCCAACCCCTCGATCTTGCCGTCCAGGTCCGGGATCACCCGGCCCAGGGCCTTGGCCGCGCCCGTGGAGGTGGGGATGATCGACAGCGTGGCCATGCGGGCCCGGCGGAAGTCCTTGTGGGGGTAGTCGAACAGGCGCTGGTCGTTCGTGAACGCGTGCACCGTGGTGAGATAGCCCTTCTTGATGCCGAAGTTCTCCAGGAGCACCTTGGCCACCGGCGCCGCGCAGTTGGTGGTGCACGACGAGTTGGAGATGATCGTGTGATCCGGCCGGAGGATGTGGTCGTTCACGCCCATGACGATCGTGGCCTCCAGGGGATCCTTGGACGGCACGGTCAGGATCACGCGCCGGGCTCCGGAACGGATGTGCCCTTGGAGCTGGTCCACCTTCCGGAAGGCGCCCGTGGCCTCCACCACGTAGTCGATGCCGAACTCCTTCCACGGCAGGTCCAGGGGATCGTCGCTTCGGCGACCCGGCCCGCTCAGGACCTGGATCGGCTTGCCGTCGATCACGATGGTGTCCTCGGTCCAGGAGACCTCGCCCGGGAACGCCCCGTGGATCGAGTCGAACTTGGTCACCAGCCCCAGGGCGTCCACGGGGGCCAGGTCGTGGATCACCACGAACTCGAGGTCTGCGTTCTTCTTCTTGGCCGCCCGAAGCACGAGCCGGCCGATGCGTCCGTAGCCGTTGATGGCGATGCGCGCAGGCATGGCTTTCCCTCCTTACATCGATCGGGGATCACAGCGGGTTGTCAGACTACTCCGGATCGGCGGCCCCGCAAGGAGACTTAACCCGCATTATTCATGAAGCCTTCTGCTGCAACCGCCGATTGCACGCCATCTCGGGGCGTGCTCGCGCCTCGGGGCTCGACGTACCGTCCAGTACGCCTGCACCCCTCGTTGCTGCGCTTGCCCCGATCTACCGCACACTCGACGGTTTCGCGACAAACGCTCATGAATAATGCGGGTTAAAGGTTTCACCCCGCATTCCGGTCGATGCGGCTCTCCGCCCACTCCACCGCTTCCCGCGCCAGGTCCACGGCTCGGCGCGCCGTGTCCCGGTCGTACACCCGCGCGGGGATCCCGGCCGGGAGCCCGTTGGGGTAGCGCGTGGGGATGTAGAACCCGTCGAGCACGCTCCAGCGCTTCACGGAATCCCGGATCTCCGGATACCGGTCGGCCAGTTCGGAGCCCAACCGTTCCACCGAGTGCCCCAGAACGATCTCGGCCCCATCCGCATACCGCACGGCCTTCAGGGCCTTTTCCGCAACCTGTTGCGCAAGGAAGCAGGCGAGGTGCCAACCTCCCTCCCGGGCCAGATGGTCCGCCCACTTGAGGTCCTCCTGGGCCTGCTCCAGCCAGCGACGGCCTTCCTCAATGCTGTCTCTCATACAAAACCCTCCCTGTTTCGAGGGCGCTTCTCAAAAACGGTTCCCCTCGCATCCGCTCGAACTCCTCGGGAGTGTAGACCAGGAGGTCCGAATCCACCTCCAACCCCAACAGCGGCAGGAGTTTGGCTGCTCGCATGGGAAACGGCTCGTCGGTTCGCATGACCACGAGGAGGTCCAGATCGGTGAACAGATCCCGACGACCCCGGGCCGCGGACCCGATCAGAATCACCCGCTCCACCTCTGGAAGACGCCCGAGCCGCTCCGCGACCCGGCTCACGGCACGGTCCAGTCGCTCGGCATATCGCCGTCGTTCGGCATCCAAAGGGGTCGGCATCATCGCTCCCGGGTGGTTCGGTTTTTCCTATTACTCCGGTGGCTATTAACCCGGCGGATAAACAGGCGCTATCGCTCCCTGCTCGGAGGGGCAAGGGACCTGCCGGAGAGCCGGGCGCGGCCCCTTAGCTCGCCGCGCAGCGCCTCCGACGCTCGGATCGCGAAATGGTTCGGATTCCACCGAGTTGTCATGAAACCAGCTCTTCGGTCCCGTGCCTGCGCGGCGAATCTCATGCCCGGCTTCGCGCCCGGCCGGAGGCAGGTCCCTTGTCCCGCCCTCCGAGGTGCCGCGCCTATTTTGCCGCCAGGTCAATACTAACACCAACGGAACTATTGTCAGATCCACGGCGTTCACAAGGGAACCAGCGGGTGGGGGGCTGGTGGAGAGCCGGGCGCGGCCCCTTACGTCGCCGCGCCCTCACCCGGCTTGGATCGCTTTGGAAGTTCAGGAACTTCCGCCACCGGTGCCCCGGCCTACCGGGCTGACAACGGCATGCGAAGGCGCGGCGAAAAGGGTGCCGCGCTCGCGCCCGGCCGGAGCCAGTCCCCCACCCGCGTCCGGCAATACCTTCGTAGGCCTTAGTAAATAGACGCGCTCTGGGGCGTGGGGCCTGGTGGAGAGCCGGGCGTGGCCGTACCAGGGGTCAGAGTTCGGAAAACAGTGGGCAGGAAACCCCTTCCACCGTGTGCTCCAACGTTCCACGAAGTCTTTGGATTCAGCCCGGACTTCTGCCTTCTGCCCCCTGATACCCGAATCGCAGGCCCCACGCCCCTGCGACCACCTGCGCGCCTCTATCGTCGCCGGGTTCATAAGCTCCAGTAGAGTCGGGCCTCCTCCGGATGTCAACCGCCCTCGGAGTCGGGTCACCTCAGCCGCCAAGACTGGCCCTTGTGCTCTACCCGCACCGAGAAGCCCCGGTACGCCGGAAGAAACGTGAGGGACGGAGGCTCCCGGCGATGCCCCGAGGCGAGCCGCAACACCACCTGACGCCGCCGGAAGTCATAGAACGCCCGGTAGGTCCCGTCGCCCACCCGGACCTCCGCCGGGAAGTGCCCGTCCATCCACGCGGCCAGAGGCGGAGCAAGGCCAGCCGGGACAAGATCGTCCTCGGTGAGCAGGGCCAGGTCCTCGCCGGAATCGAACCCCAGGGCCGCCAGGCGAGCCGTGACCCACGCCTCGTCCTCTTCTGGAACGTCCTCCTCCGGGGCCCAGGGGACGAGGTTCGGGGGCAGGAGCCCGGTCCGGGCCAGGGCGGTTGCCCGGCGGACCTCGGCCAGGCCGGCCCGGACCCGGGGCCAGAGCCCCGGGAACACCCGTTCCTCGACCAGGGCCCGGACCAGGGCCTCCCGGGCGAGGGGCCCCCGGGGCACCTCCTCCCGCCGGGCCAACACCTGGCCGGCGTGAACGGTCTCGATCTCGCAGACGAGCCGGTCCCCATCGACCCGAATCCGCCCCGCCCGCTCCTCCCCCACCCCGGCCTCCTCCAGCCAGGCCGGGGGCACCGGCATGGCCGCCGGGATCACGAGCCGGGTCTTCCGGTACCCCGTCCCGACCGCCCGCACCTCCAGGGCGGCCAGGCACCGGTGCTCGGAAGGGTCCACGGCGCTCTCCCGGGCCAGCAGGGCCTCCCCCAGCCCGTTGGCCCAGGCCACGGCCTTCTTGCGGCGGCGGGCCACGTGGGCCGCCCGGGGATCGGCCCGCAGCACGGCCAGGGCCAGGGCCTTGCGGTCCCGGGGCCCCCCGCGGCGGGGGCCGGGCCCGGGCAGGCCGAAGGCCTCGCGCAGCTCCCTCCGGATCGTTCGGGCCTCGGCCAGCACGTGGCCGTGCACCGGATGCACCCCGGCCCGAGCCTCCCGAACGGCCCGGACCAGGCCGACCGCGTCGCACCCCTCGTCCCGGAGGGGATCGCCCCGGGGCGGGCCGGCGAACACGGGCCGGCCCACGGCCAGGGCGGCCACCAGGTCCACGGCGTCCTCGAGGCACCCCAGGCGCTCGGCCTCCACCAGGATCGCGCCCAGGGGCGCGTCGAGCGGCAGGCCGAACAGCCTCCGCCCCCGCTCCGTGATCCGGCCCTGAGCGTTCAGGGCGCCGAGGGCGGCCAGGCCCTGGCGGGCCGCGTCCAAAGCGTAGGGCTTGGGCGGGTCGAGGAACGGCAGGTCCTCGGGGGCCTCGCCGCAGGCCTCGGCCGCCAGGACCAGGGGCTCCAGGGCCTCCCGGTGGATCTCGGGGGGCGAGGTCTCCGACAGGATCGCCTCGGGGCTCCACAGCCGGTAGCACACCCCCGGCGCGGTGCGGCCGGCCCGGCCGGCCCGCTGCTCGGCGCTGTCCCGGGCCACCGGAAGCAGGGTCAGGAACCCCCGGCCGTTGTGGTACCGGGTGCGGCGCACGAGCCCCGAGTCGATCACCACGCCCACCCCGGGGATCGTGAGCGAGGTCTCGGCCACGTTGGTGGCCAGGATCACCCGCCGCCGTTCGGCCGGCCGGAACACCCGGCCCTGCTCCTTCAGGGACAGGCCGCCGTGGAGGGGCAGCACCTCCAGGTCCTGCCGGTTCGCGAGAGCCCGGGCCGCCGACGCGATCTCGGCCTTGCCCGGCAGGAACACCAGCACGTCGCCCGGGTCGTTCCGGGCCTGATCGAGCGCCTCGACGATCCGCTCCTCCAGCCCCCGGACGTCGGGCAGGAACGCCCGGCCGGGCACGTGGTGCACGCGCACGGGGAACCGCCGCCCTTCGGCCCGAAGCACCCGAGCCCCCAGATGCCGCCCCACCCGATCCGCATCCAGGGTGGCCGACATGACCACCAAACGGTGCCGGCCCCTGCGCAGGAGCAGGGCGAGCAGCAGATCGAGGTCCAGGCTGCGCTCGTGGAACTCGTCGAGCACCATCACCCCGAACTCCTCCAGCGGCCCCGAGGCGAGCCACCGGAGCACCACCCCGGGCGTGGCGAACACGATCCGGGTCTGCGGCCCGGCCCGGTTCTCCGCGCGCACCACGTACCCCACGCCCCGGCCGAGGGGGGTGCGCTCCAGCTCGGCCACCCGTTCCGCCAGGGCCCGGCACGCGACCCGGCGGGGCTCCACCACCAGCACCCGGCCGGCGGCCGCGGCCCACCGGGGCACCTGGGTGGACTTGCCGGTGCCGGTGGGCGCCGAGATCACGACCCTTCCCCCGGCCAGGGCCGCTTTGAAGTCGCCTGCCAGGGTGTCGATGGGAAGCCGTTCGTTTTCCATGGAACTTCGGTCGTTGGTCGTCAGTCGTTGGTCGTCAGTCTGGGGCCTTCGGCCCGCCGGTCTGTTACGCAAAAACGTACATCCATTCCGGGGCGGGGCTGGGGGCTCCGACGAAGCGCGACGACCGAGCAACTCGGGCCGACCGGCGCCAGGGGAGCGGCCGCGGCGCGTGCTCTCACGCGCCGCAGCGGACCGCGCCGAGGCGGCCCCTGCGAGGCCGTTCAGCGAAGGAGGGGCCCCCAGCCCCACCCCCTCGGGGAATGCACGAATTTACGAACCACGCCACTAGTCCGCAGGGGCCTGAGGGAGCTTCCAGCCCGAAAGTCCTCCGCAACGTTGACTTTGGGCTCCGGGGAGTTTAGCAAGGAACCTCGGCCCGGTTCATGGGGGCCGCAGACCGTAGACCGACGACCGGAGACCGACCCCTATGGAGATCGTGCGGGGACGGCTATACAGGGTGGTGGTGGAGTACCCCTGGGGCCGGAAGGTCGAGGTCCTGACCCGGGAGGTGGTGCGCGAGGCCGACGGAACGGTCCGTTGGAGCGGAGAAGGGGGCTGGGCCGCTTTGGACGTGGTGATCGGCGAGACCGCGGACCGGGTGACGGGCTGGCACGAGGGGCACACCGACGTGACCGTGCGCATCGAGCCCGCGGGACGGGAGGAGGAACGGTGAACCATCGAATACTGGGACGAACCGGGCTACGGGTGTCGGCCCTGGGGCTGGGGTGCATGCGCCTGCCCACCGTGGGGGGCGACGAGACCCGGATCGACGAGGCCGCGGCCGGGGCGCTGGTGCGTCGCGCCCTGGAGCTGGGGGTGAACTACCTGGACACGGCCTACCCCTACCACGGCGGCGAGAGCGAGCGGTTCCTGGGCCGGGTCCTGGCAGAGGGCTTGCGGGACCGGGTGCTTCTGGCCGACAAGATGCCGCCTTGGTTCGTGAACGAGCCGGCCGACCTGGAGCGGATCTTCGGGGAGCAGTTGGACCGGCTGCGCACCGACCGGATCGACCTGTACCTGCTCCACAGCCTGAACCGCCGGTTCTGGAAGCGGTTCCGGGAGCTCGGCGCGCTGGAGTTCCTGGAGCGCAAGCGCCGCGAGGGCCGGGTCCGGTTCGTGGGGTTCTCGTTCCACGACCGGCTCCCCGTGTTCCGCGAAATCGTAGACGCCTACGACTGGGACTTCTGCCAGGTGCAGTACAACTACATGGACGAGGAGGTCCAGGCCGGCACCGAGGGGCTCCGGTACGCCGCCCACAAGGGGCTCGGGGTCGTGGTGATGGAGCCCCTGCGCGGCGGCCGGCTGGCCCGGGCCGAGGGGCGGGGGTTGTCGGAGATCTGGCAGGGCACCGATCCCGCGGCCGCGGCCCTGCGATGGGTGTGGAGCCACCCCGAGGTCTCGGTGGTGCTGAGCGGCATGGGCCGGGTGGCCGAGCTCGTGGCCAACGCCCGGGCGGCCGACCGTTCGGCCGAACCGCTGGGGCCCGATCTGGAAGAACGGATCCGCCGGGCCCGGGAGTGGTACCGCCAGCGGGTGCGGGTGCCGTGCACCTACTGCCAGTACTGCCTGCCGTGCCCGGAAGGGGTGAACATCCCCCGCGTCTTCGAGCTGGTGAACGACGCGAACATGTTCGAGGACTGGTCGGCCGTGCGGCGGCGGTACCAACGGTTCACACCTGCGGACGAGCGGGCCGACAACTGCGTGGCCTGTGGGGCGTGCGAGGAGGTCTGCCCCCAGGGGATCTCGATCATCCAGGAGCTACAGAAGGCCCACGAAGAGCTCGGATGAGCCTCGCCATCGCCGGAGGGGTAGGGGCGAGTGGCGCGCGAACCGCACTCGCCCTCGCCGGGACCGGCCACCCCTACGTCGGCCGTGCCTCATACCGAGTTGTATTCAAAACTATTGGCCCCCTGCCCGGAGGGGCAAGGGGCCTGTCGGAGAGCCGGGCGCGGCTCCCTAGCTCGCCGCGCAGCGCCTCTGACGCTCGGACCGCGAAAGGGTTCGGATTCCACTGAGCTGCCATGAAACCAGCTCTTCGGTCCTGTGCCTGCGCGGCGAATCTCAAGCCTGGCTTCGCGCCCGGCCGGAGGCAGATCCCTTGCCCCGCCCCCGGATCCGTATGCGATGGATGGCAACTTGGTATCAGGCGACCCGGAAGCGGGAGGTGAGTTCCCGCATGTCCTCGGCCCGTGAGGCCACACTCTCGGCCGTCGCCGCCACCTCCGAACTGGCTCCCATGGCCTGGGCCACCCCCTTGGCGATCTCGTCCATGTTGACGGCCATCTCCTGGATCGTGGCCGACAGCTGCTCGGTGGCCGCGGCGATCTGCTCGGCCTGCTCGGCCGCGTGAACCACTGCGCTCTCTATCTCGTGGATCGAACGGCCGGCCCTCTCCCCGAGTTCCCTGCCCCGGGCCACGGTGTCCATCCCCTCGTCGATGGCATCGACGGCCCGCTGACTCTCTTGCTGAATCCGAGCGATGGTGGCGGCGATCTCCTGCGTGGCTTTCACGGTCTTTCCAGCGAGCTCCCGGACCTCTGCGGCCACCACCGCGAACCCCTTGCCGTGGTCCCCCGCCCGAGCCGCCTCGATCGCCGCGTTCAACGCCAGCAGGTTGGTCTGGTCCGCGATCTCCTGGATGAGACGGACGATATTGCCGATCCTACGGGTCTCCTCGCCCAGCGTTCGCACGGTGGAGGCCGCGTGCTCGACCACGCGGGCGATCTCGTTCATGGCTCCGACCGTCTCGCCGATCACCTCGCCTCCCTGCGTCGCGGAGTTCCGGGCGCCTTCGGTGGCCTCGCTGACCAGCCGGGCATTTCGAGCCACCTCCTCAACGGTCGTCCGCATCTCCTGGGCTCCCCCCGCCACCTCGCGAGACTGGGCCGAGATCTCTTCGGTGCTGGAGGCGATGTGACTCGTGGTGGCCAGCAGCTCCTCCGATATCGACGCGAGTTCCTGGCTCCCCTCCGAGGCTTGGACCACCAAGGTCCTGAGGGTCTCGATCATGGCGTTGGCCGAAGCCGCCACCTCGGCGATCTCGTCGTCGTCCCCGCCCACATCGAGCCTCACGGTCACATCCCGTTCCGCCACCCGTTGCAGCCTGTCCGCCACGTAGCGCAACGGCGCTGCCACCTTGACGAGCAGGGTCCGCCACACCACGCCCACGGCCGCCAGAATCGACAGCGTCACGACCGAAAGCGCCACCAGAAACCAGGTGACCTTGGCCCTGCTGAACCTCTCGGCCGCGAACACCGCCTCGTTCGTCAGGCCGAAGTACCTCTCGCTGTCATCCACG
This is a stretch of genomic DNA from Deferrisoma camini S3R1. It encodes these proteins:
- a CDS encoding homocitrate synthase/isopropylmalate synthase family protein — its product is MIRLCDTTLRDGEQTPGVAFRPEVKEELAQALAEAGVDEIEAGTAAMGGDEAEGIRRVLRLGLPVPVSVWCRARKRDLEAARALGARRAGVCVPASDLMIGTKLGWSRTTALRRIGELGRHARRLGMEIVLGLEDASRADRGFLAEAARAAERAGALRVRVADTVGVLDPAEAQVLVKGLSTSVSVPLEFHGHNDLGMATANAVAAARAGAGWLSVTVLGLGERAGNAALEEVAVALWRCLGVPTGVRLSRLSGLAHGVARRASRPIPPGKPVVGRDAFRHESGIHVDGLLKSPGLYEPFPPQLVGRRHEIVRGKHSGRKALAWLRRVG
- a CDS encoding ATP-binding cassette domain-containing protein, which translates into the protein MIDVEVWYERRSGRRTFRAAIAFRCDGPRVAVFGPSGSGKTLLLRSIAGLESGARCRVAVDGAPLAPPRSRRAPPLVGMVFQGYALFPHLSVAENVGYALGPRSRWSAEARCRVEELLDAFELSALAHERPENLSGGQAQRVAIARALAPRPRILLLDEPFSALDPPLRRRARESLAGAIAPERVPTILVTHDPADVEALADDLVVLREGTVEKVLSFRRICRKRRIARFAAEHLVPAVRREAAP
- the modA gene encoding molybdate ABC transporter substrate-binding protein, whose protein sequence is MRPELLLLCLLAPGLAAATPLTVGAASSLTDVLPTVGREFASAVDDAPPAMSFAGSGTVGRQVAAGAPLDAVVLADADQALRLAREGVLIRDSLACVATNEISLVAPRGARFVSSWTDLGTAAVRRVALGNPSLVPAGRLARQHLEALRLWQAVVPKAVLAASVRQALAYARRGEVDAAIVFRTDARAGVPEVRVVDASSLRARYVVGVVAGSPHEEEAYRFLAFLRGSVARSLFAEAGFGPCQEEEP
- a CDS encoding molybdate ABC transporter permease subunit; this translates as MELGALLWTSWRIAAAATALAAVVAVGAAAWVGGRTAGRRLWDVAFTLPLALPPTAIGFGLLVLLGRFGPLGWLWEFLGTRLVFTPTAAVVVGAVMAFPLVYRAARAGLEGIPVELREAARLYSPTRAHAFVRVLLPLAWKPIAAGMALGLARALGEFGATLMVAGSLPGRTRTFPMAVYEAVQAGRDQEALFLVAVAALTGGVLLVVADAVLSRGGR
- a CDS encoding 3-deoxy-7-phosphoheptulonate synthase, encoding MIVVLKPDTQPGPSERAALRAVAARYPDLELRFHRVRGALQDLHEVYVFGPTRQVPTEAFEELPFVQKVIRVSSKYRIIGRHDGQAPEVGFEYQGLTFSQDSFHVFAGLCAVDTREHVEVMMQALARLGITTTRMGAYKPRTSPYDFQGHGRACLPYVFELAGRYGIRVIAMEVTHEAHLEEIHDALAEAGHPTGVMVQIGTRNAQNFELLKHVGRQHEFPVLFKRGMGITLEESLNACEYVATNGNHRIVFCLRGVKTNLGDPHRNLVDFAQVPVVKRQTRLPVCIDPSHSVGKKVPAPDRILDIWHAAAQGVIAGANMVLVDFHPRPEKALCDGPQAMLMEEMEAFFEDMRICREAYRKRRALAERTASALAA
- the gap gene encoding type I glyceraldehyde-3-phosphate dehydrogenase, with the protein product MPARIAINGYGRIGRLVLRAAKKKNADLEFVVIHDLAPVDALGLVTKFDSIHGAFPGEVSWTEDTIVIDGKPIQVLSGPGRRSDDPLDLPWKEFGIDYVVEATGAFRKVDQLQGHIRSGARRVILTVPSKDPLEATIVMGVNDHILRPDHTIISNSSCTTNCAAPVAKVLLENFGIKKGYLTTVHAFTNDQRLFDYPHKDFRRARMATLSIIPTSTGAAKALGRVIPDLDGKIEGLAFRVPVPTGSVIDLTVMLEKKATAEEINEAMKAACEGELKGVMEYCTDPIVSVDIINNPHSAIFDSLLTHVRKDHMAKVVAWYDNEWGYACRVVDLLEKVAAMDGLA
- a CDS encoding HEPN domain-containing protein gives rise to the protein MRDSIEEGRRWLEQAQEDLKWADHLAREGGWHLACFLAQQVAEKALKAVRYADGAEIVLGHSVERLGSELADRYPEIRDSVKRWSVLDGFYIPTRYPNGLPAGIPARVYDRDTARRAVDLAREAVEWAESRIDRNAG
- a CDS encoding nucleotidyltransferase domain-containing protein produces the protein MSRVAERLGRLPEVERVILIGSAARGRRDLFTDLDLLVVMRTDEPFPMRAAKLLPLLGLEVDSDLLVYTPEEFERMRGEPFLRSALETGRVLYERQH